The nucleotide sequence NNNNNNNNNNNNNNNNNNNNNNNNNNNNNNNNNNNNNNNNNNNNNNNNNNNNNNNNNNNNNNNNNNNNNNNNNNNNNNNNNNNNNNNNNNNNNNNNNNNNNNNNNNNNNNNNNNNNNNNNNNNNNNNNNNNNNNNNNNNNNNNNNNNNNNNNNNNNNNNNNNNNNNNNNNNNNNNNNNNNNNNNNNNNNNNNNNNNNNNNNNNNNNNNNNNNNNNNNNNNNNNNNNNNNNNNNNNNNNNNNNNNNNNNNNNNNNNNNNNNNNNNNNNNNNNNNNNNNNNNNNNNNNNNNNNNNNNNNNNNNNNNNNNNNNNNACATATTTCATATGTCATAAACAATTTTTAATCACGAAAAACATTATTTTTAAACATGTGATTGAAAAAGAAACCGGAAGAAAAGGCAAAAACATCAAAgataaaaaaaaaggagaaaagagaaatataataaaaataaacaaaaagaagATGAACAATAGcaagaaaaatggaaaatgaaatagaAGCGTTAAAAGGAATGAACAAGCAAAACCAGTGATTGAAAGTACAACAGAGAACAAGGCGGATGAAAACAAACTCCAGAAGTAATCCGCATAAAAAAAATGCGGAAACATGCTTCCTGAAGAAACAGGATACGACCCGCTAGAAAGCCAAAGTAACCAAAGAACCCAATATTAAAAATATCACTGGTTTCGGGGTAGATATCATGTGCTTCCACAAATCAGGTGATCCCTAACTTTAAAAAATACATTTAAATATTTCAAAAATTACATAAAAGTGAGTATTCACAGATGTGTCTACAATTTGTCAAAACTTAAAATCAAATTGAAAATACACACAGTgtagcaaaaaagaaaaatctgAATTGCGAATAGTGTCTTTTTTTGTCTTTTTATACTATTCATGCCGAATTTATCTTATTTTTTCTCTATGTATATTTTGATTGGTGGGGCGATTCATCCTCAGCGGGCTCCCCCTAGAGGCCTAAATGTGTCACAAACTTCACTATACTAGCGCAATTATGCTCACGGAAACTAACTGCCTTATGCAGTGGAATCCTATTTGCCTTTAACGTGCCAAAGCTAATTAATACAAGGTCCAACTACTATTTGGCGCAAAGAAAACAACTACTATTTGGCGCACACCCCCGCCCTTTGTGCGTTTTGAATGGCCCAGCCCACCATCTCAAGCATGAGCAGGAAGCTCTCGATTTTGGGAAGCTTCCCAAGCCGGTTTCGGGAAACTTCtaattgtttatttatttatttttggtgaCGGCTTATATTCATTTTTTCCCTTTCCTATCTTTCTTTTTGTAAATGCGtacactttttttttcaaatttgtgaacttcttTTCATGATCTTTTTCTCAAATTTGCGAACTTTTGATTTTTTTGTGAACGTTTTTTCTTAAATTCGTGGACTATTTTCCCTCAAATAAGTGAATATTTTCGAACTCGCAAACATCTTTTTCAAATTTGTGTTTTTTCCTTAGAATCCTGAATTGTTTTTCAAATCCATCAAATACactaacttttttcaaattcgtgaattttttcaagtttttttattttttttctcaaaaTCATGATTTTCCCTTCATATTTGTGACTTTTTGTCTTATGTGTGAACTTTTGTAAAATGTATAATGCGCCAATTAGTAGCTCTAGGCACCAGGCGCCCAGTACCACCCTCACTAGATCCTAAGTGGGAATGCCGGCCATTATCGCTCCTGCATCGGTTATGAAAACCTTTAGAGGTTCCCTCTGTTTTCTTGAGTATCTTTTCTCTCGTTTTTGTTTTCAAccttttttttcttcagttttgctGGTTTTCTACCTTTCTATATTTCTATTTCATTTTTAGAAAATTTTGAATCATTTCAAAATTCTTGAGActaaattcaaaataattttccaaattttgtgaacttttaaAAAAGTTGGAAacttttaaaaaaattataaatattTTGAAATCCTCGACCATTTTTAAATTCATGTATGCTTTTTAGatccgtgaacatttttttaatgtgtGAACTTTGTTTGAGTTGACCATTTTGTTCAGACTTACGAAAAACCAGTTTGCTATCAATTCGGTTTTTTTACACCAAAAGAGCAGCAACAGAACCGATATACTCTTTTTTTAAGGAAGCAAACCATCCTGCCCTGTGCATTCCTTGCATCGCGAGGCGAGTATGCACACCGGCCCACTACATGCCGTGTGCGAGCGCATGCGTGCTAAAAAATAGGCGCTGAATTGCCTAAAATAAAAGGATGTGTCTAGGACACATTTAGATGTGCTTtacttattgcacatctaagtgagtgaatcaagcataaagctaaaaagaaaaaaaagaaaaagaaaatatccaCACGGATCTCAacgtaaaatcaatgacataggatttagatgtgcaatacttatggcacatctagatgtgctttagcaaaactaaaaataaaacaggTGTTGAACGCGCCGACGAGGAGGTCCTCTTTACCAGCATAAATATCGGCTATAAGCTGCGTGCATGAGCCTCCACACCATTTGTAGCCTTtgattctgttttcttttcttattATACAGGAACTAATTACTGGGAAAACTGAAAATACTAGGTGGTCATACTCCAGATTTTTTGGAAAACTCTACATTGATAGAAGATTTCTTTTGGAGCTGTGTCGCCAAAACGAACGAGGGAATCGAATTTACAATAGGTTGCTTTTCTTTTTGTGAGAAATTTTCAATAGGTGACTTGATTCTTGAAAAAAATTGAATTGCTCCCTGTTTTCTTTGTAATTGGGTGTTTCTTAACTGACTTTTGCCTTATCCGATTGGACTCTCCTCCAATGCACCTTTGTTTTTCGGATTTTTTCTGAAGCAACCTTTCAGTCTAGCTATAATACATGCGCCTGCCGATAGAATGTTGGCTAGTTTTTCAGACAAGAGCAACATCTGAAAACAGGTTTTCACCCCACTTTATATAAGAACAGGTACAAAATAAGACATGGTTTTCGCCCTAGTGAGGGTGATAATCCAAAGATTAATAAGTGCATGATTACAatggctcttaaccttgtggtcgtgggttcaagctccactgtgggcgccaactgtcgtggatttgtcacggcagatgtcctagtgtgatgacttagtcgtgaggccaacgcatctatgtagtaacttgagaggggttgagtgggacgagagatgcgaagttttttacccaggttcggtccctcacggtgaaggtaaaagcctacatcctgcttcattgatattgatcatggtgctcactacaccacaacacttaaTTAGAGGCAGTTAACTGCCGGGATAAACAATGGAATAAACGCAAACTATCTGCCGAGAATGTCGGTACTGCCGGCAGAAGTACTTGAGGGCAGAAAAACTGCCGGCACAAGTGTAGGAACGAGGACACACAGACTACCGGAAACGATTTCCGTTTGTAAGGACACCGTCTCTGCCGGTACAACTAAACTATGGCCCACTATATGCCGGAGTGTCTATAGGGCACAAGATTGAAATTGGCCCAGGTGCGTGCGTACCGTGCGAGAGGCCCGCGAAAAGTTTGCACCAAATAGCCGCCACCCCAAATAGATCTTCCTCTTTCTCTCAAAAAGAAATAGATCTTCCCCAAATCGAACCCTTATCCACACTGCCCTCTCCCACGCCGCCGCCGGCCCCGTCCACCTTCGATCTCCTCTGCCGACCTATGCGACCCCCATCGGTGTCGATGGCGCCTGGTGCGTCGAGGTCGACGTCGCCTCCTTCCATAGTCGTGCGAGGTTGAATCCCCGGCTCCCTCCTTTAGGCACCACCGACGGTATGTCGAGGTCGATGTCGCCCCCCTCTCCCGCACCAGACCCCGCGGAGAAGtccgattacaagggtgctctttgGCTACCTCTttctcgagagctattgacttgtctgtctcaacttgtgaaacttgtccctcttgggatGCTCTgctcctccttatataagttgaagagacgggttacatgactagttctagtaggattatgattactctattacaagtggagtcctagtcttgcttcctttgtaagggcatattccttttgtcttccttctcaagccggcccaccataatatgagtCGGCCTTCCATGAACCGCCATCTGGGCCActgggtcttgttgctcctctgacccgcctgccgggtcaccaatgttTCGCCAACTCTGGACGGGTTACTAGTGAGTCGCCGGGTCAGGGCGAGTcatcagtgagtcgccaagtccggccgggtcatacatccggccaggttacaccgcggggtatatctccGACAGTGGAAAATCCCCAAACAAGCAAGCCACAAGAAAAGAAAAATAGACAGCCAGGGGTAAAATCTGTCACAAAGCTGACAGTAAGGGGAAAAAGGGATTTACTcgttttcgtagatgttcatgtTAGTGTAACAAGAATGTTTGACAATTTGCATGCAAAATGGTATAGTATTGCCTCGTACGTGAAAAAATAACAAAATTAAATGTGCCATTTGAAGGTAACACTTCGTGTTCACCTTGTCTTTTCTGCAAAGGTTAAATTGCTAAAGCTTTCCACCTAAAAAAGTTACAAGTAGAATTTAATGTGACCATAAACACATCTCTTTTCTTTTGGACTTTTTTgacatttgaaaaaaaaaatcacgcGCGGGGGTATGTGCTCCTCGGAGCCAAATTGGATTTCCCGTTAATAGACCATATCGTCGCGGACGACACTCGCGAGGGGCGGGTGCGCGTAGGGGCCCTTGAGCCAGGTGTTGGCGATGAAGCGGTAGGGCGCCTCGGTGAGGTGGATGCCGTCCCAGCTGACGTGTGCGTCTGGGTCGTCGCACACCGTGGCACCAGGCAGCCCGCACGACGAGCTCATGTTGTAGTTGTAtgggccaccgccgccgcagcaCGCCCTCAGGGCTCCCCTCTTGTACCCTGCAGTTGCAGTTGGCCACAAATCTTGTTATTACATTGCACATTATTATCTTGGACAAATAAATACTCTGTCCTTAAAGTTGTATTCTTTCTCGTTGTAACAGAGGAGAGCAGAACAGAACACACACACACTAGTAGGAAAGGAAAGAAGTAGGAATCAAATAAGGAACAAGACATAGGGGGTATGGTTTGGAGTGGGACTGACCGTATAGATGAGGTGTGCGTGCGAACTGGATGTAGGGGGTGTAGTAGTCGGCGTAGATGATGCGGGAAtccgggcggcggcgctggagctGGTCGAGGGCGATGCGGAGCACGGCGTTGTGGTAGAGGGCGACACCGTTGAACTTCTTGAGGCAGCCGGTGCGGGGGTCATAGTCGCTACGGTCCTCGGACGGGTACATGGTGAGCGTGATGGGGATGCACCCGGCGGGGAGGTTGCCCGGCACAAGCACGTGCCGCGCGCCCTCGTCGAGCAGAGCCTCGATGCCGCCGATGATGGACTCCACCACCTTGGGCACCATCTGGGTCTTCACCTTGTCCAGGCTCCACTCCGCCTTCCATGCGAAACTGTAGTCGTTGCCGCCCAACTCGCCGAACACGAAAAGCGCCTTCCCGAAAAATTCCTTGCACTCTGCATTTCGTTCGTTTTTTTAAATTTAAAAGAGAAAGAGAAATCAACAAGAAAACTCAGAACCGACTTGAtctccattttaagttaataaTATTTACCTTTTCCTcacgatttttttttaaatttaccTTTTATCGTAAAAAGAAATCTCATAATAAATGATTACCTTGCGGGGATGAGCAGACGGTCTCCTTAACCTCCTGGAACCACTCGAGCTGGCAGTTCATGGAAGTGTTGAAGGGCGGGATGCTCCACACGTTGTTGTCCCTGAAGTACTTGAGGTCCAGCGCGGTGGCGCCCATCACCGCAAAGTTGGCGCCCTGGCTGAAGTTGGTGCCCTTGTTCGccgacggcggcagcagcggcaCTCCCAACGCCTCGGCTACAAAGATGAATCAACATCCATTTCGATTCAGAAGGGAATTCACTGACGTGTACATGTTCCATCGAGACGACAGAGCACGTACCCAGGAAGTCGATGACGAGACGGCCGTTGGAGCAGCGGGCGTAGGGCGGCGGGAACTTGGGCATGTTGGGCAGCTTGCCGGAGTTGATGATGACGAAGTTGCCCGTGTCGGAGAAGGAGTCGCCGAAGCTGAATATGGCGTTGTAGTACTGCGGCAAcggagccgcctccgccgccatccaACCGGCGGCCAGGCACAAGAGGACGCACCAGCACCACGATGGCAACCCCCTCATCCCCTCCATGGTCACCGCCAAGCCAAAGTTGGCCCCTCACCGAACAAGTGTGCGGAAGAAAGAGAAGAGAGGACAGCTACAAGAAAAGGAGTGCTTAGGGGGTTGTTATATCGGGGCCGCCATGGACTTTCGTGAGGATCCCCACATGGTTCCGAGCCGCGCAGTTTTCCATTGACAATCGCTCCCGCGTTACGTGGTGCATTAATTACCACGCTCCCTGCCGACCGTGATCTGGATGCGCTTAGGGTTCCTCGCTGATTCCATGAAAGAAAAACAACATCATCGCTGACACTTCTTGCTTCTGGGGAAGTATACTCTACGATGCACCTTCATGTACTACTCAATgatgaagaaaaaagaaaaggaggaTTCATCTGAGCAGGCTCCGGGGGTTAGAGTCAAAGGGAAGAAGGGATCATACGTAGTGATACGGCAGGGCACGTTGTAGAGAGAGGGGCAGCACTAACACTCCCAGCATGGGCGCTAGGAAATTAATCATTGAAGGTTATCTCCCCCATCCTTATCTACGACGACATGGCCAGCCACCACGACGTATCTCCCCCCATCACTTTTTGAACGATAACAGGAGAGCTGTTATATTCATTGTAAAGAAAAACATGGTACAAGGACCCACACTGCTCAGTTTATTGAAGAAAGACCAGGCGAAAACCTGAATAATTAAGTCTAAAGCACCACAACACATACGAAACGCCGGCGAGGCCGACCACGCGCAACATACACGTCGCCTTCGCCACTACCAAAGTGCACACCGCGCCGTCGCATCAATCTGATCCGCCACAAGCATATTGGTCAACCTCATCGTCACTGGAGAGGGACGATATGTCTGAAAGGAGGCAGACATATGCCGTTCCGATCCCACGACGATGACTAACATGGCTCGTCCGATGCTCCTCACATGtggggagtgctcctgctgccgcCGGTCGGCCAACGGCTAGTCCACAAACGCACCACCGCAGGCTCCATGTCCATACACCACCACCGGCTGCTGATCAAGCCATAACATAACAATCGAGTCATATTGCTTCTTCCGTTGACGCTTACCTACCTGTACAAGGAAAGGTGTATGTCCTGGTAGTAGTTTTTAGCTGGAAGACATGAGCACCTTTATTTAGCACTTTCTACCGGTGGTAGAGATTGTAAAAAAGCTACACTTGATGAACTGGAAAGGTGGCGATTCATGATCTCATCAAAGTCTGGACCCTTCCTCTTGTCGTGCCACTGGCGTTTCTTCTGGTCCTGAACGCGCTTCGCGTTAACACCGTCACCTGTTTTTTCTCAGAATCAAAATTGACTTGCACATTTTTTAGGTAAGTCAATCGTTTCTCATAATCAAAACCAACCTGCATCAATTTGGGAAAGTTAAGTTTTTAGAGGAGCATTCGGCCCTTTGGAACCACAAACAAAAAACACATCAAATACTTGTGCTTGGTCTGAAACATAATACAAACTGACCCGGTATCAGGCAAGACACAAGACAAAACTGAATATAAAtgagcaaaaataaaaataaagaaaaaacgaAGTATTCTAATCTAAGAAATAATGAATTTAGAATTTCAGCTAGTCCGTTTTTCTTTGACAAGAGGATGCACCTATATATGTACTAGCCGGCGGTGATCAACCTGAGAGGTGCATGCTTCGGACATACGCCCTTCTCACCTCACAGCATAAGCCAGCTAGCTATAGTATTATATTGTGTTGAGCAGATCCCGAAAACTACACACAAATGTTGGAGTTCATGGATATATCTTATGTGTGTAAGTTTCGATCGATCGATCTAATGGCACTTACTTACGGTATGAGGTCTGTGTATATATATGAAGTCAGAGTTTAATTAATCTTCATGTGGGGATGCTAATAGAAGGGATGGGCAGGCCTATAATATGTGTTATTTTCTATACGAACAAGATAAagtaaaaactaaaacaaaataaaacataATGAAGCTTCTAGGCAAAAATAAATTACTGGCAatagtattaccctttaagaaaaaaaatgaaacaatAATGCAAACTTGGCACAAAATTTACAAAGAAACTACGGCTTTTCATAATATGCCAGAACAACCATACGATGGTGAATATTTACAAAAAGTGTCTTTcttaagaaggaatgaattagttgCATTGGTATTTTGCCCTTAAAGAAGGAAGAAAATGAGATagaaactaaaaaaaataaaaaaataaggaaaaatgattaatgacattggtattacccttcAAGAATAAACAAACTGAAAAATATAATAAAAATGTAAagtttgcacacaatttacacaaaAATTCTCCCTTTCTCCTATATGTAAGAACAATCATATAATAGTAAAATTTCCGCAAAAAAAGATTTATAAAATGAAATAAATTAGTGGCCTATAATAGtgaaactccgcctatgttgtctcaacatagccggtcccaagcccgggtaaaggaggagggttgtgataggcttggcgagccaacgtaaaaactcagccactcgtatggagatgaaacccaaaagattttcattggggcGTAACACTCTCAGCggcgcgccacatcggaacccgggtgtggtggaaaatgggcaagggccaggCCGTCACCTCCTAGGTGGCGTGCCATATCTTGATCCGGAtatggtggcaagtgagcgaggatttggtcatcgcatccttagtggcgcgctacatcggcgagTGCGAAGGTTAAGGAAGCTAGCcaagcctaggaggattcgcttaggtagctgtaACGTAatgtctctgacagggaagcttcgggagctagttgatgcagcggtgaggagaggtgttgatatcctctgcgtccaagaaaccaaatggagagggcAGAAGGCGAAGGATGTGGAGGATACCggttcaagctgtggtacacggggacggttgcaagcagaaatggcgtaggcatcttgatcaacaagagccttaagtatggagtggtagacgtcaagagacatggggaccggattatcctggtcaagctggtagttgaggacttggttctcaatgttatcagcgcgtatgccccacaagtaggccacaatgagaacaccaagagggagttttgggaaggcctggaagacatggttaggagtgtatggattggtgagaagctcttcataggaggagacctcaatggccatgtgggtacatctaacacaggttttgaaggggcgcatgggggctttggttCTGGCATCAGGAATCACGAAGGAGAAGaagtcttaagctttgctctagcccgcagcatgattgtagctaacacgctctttagaaagagagaatcacatatggtgacttttagtagtggccaacactctagccagattgatttcatcctcttgaGAAgtgaagataggcgtgcgtgcctagactgtaaggtgat is from Triticum aestivum cultivar Chinese Spring chromosome 3A, IWGSC CS RefSeq v2.1, whole genome shotgun sequence and encodes:
- the LOC123059719 gene encoding GDSL esterase/lipase At5g45910, whose translation is MEGMRGLPSWCWCVLLCLAAGWMAAEAAPLPQYYNAIFSFGDSFSDTGNFVIINSGKLPNMPKFPPPYARCSNGRLVIDFLAEALGVPLLPPSANKGTNFSQGANFAVMGATALDLKYFRDNNVWSIPPFNTSMNCQLEWFQEVKETVCSSPQECKEFFGKALFVFGELGGNDYSFAWKAEWSLDKVKTQMVPKVVESIIGGIEALLDEGARHVLVPGNLPAGCIPITLTMYPSEDRSDYDPRTGCLKKFNGVALYHNAVLRIALDQLQRRRPDSRIIYADYYTPYIQFARTPHLYGYKRGALRACCGGGGPYNYNMSSSCGLPGATVCDDPDAHVSWDGIHLTEAPYRFIANTWLKGPYAHPPLASVVRDDMVY